In the genome of Amaranthus tricolor cultivar Red isolate AtriRed21 chromosome 15, ASM2621246v1, whole genome shotgun sequence, one region contains:
- the LOC130801938 gene encoding uncharacterized protein LOC130801938, which produces MQRKYLVSSEGKDWALETIGCQWKGWKYRSKALYYYPYATYEERWKNRPNTIPESQFKQLLHYWDDEGTQEESEINRSNRQLASDMHTIGPTSYAYTREQLKQQDPKKEDPSKAKVYIESRKRKPGKSYKISFDEIEANIEQMKAIQSQQGEGSNHKDPYGDVIKKPEHSGRVRTFGKGVTNTVLKNGGKSSSYIFPEAYLQIMQSQVMDQVLQANPDLQKLLEANPGVKIVLPSMSRSGSNGNPLYIESNEHNSTGAQSNNYLENGEAADDKEVENDDEIEP; this is translated from the exons ATGCAGAGGAAGTACTTGGTTTCATCTGAAGGAAAGGATTGGGCATTAGAAACTATTGGTTGTCAGTGGAAAGGTTGGAAATATAGGAGTAAGGCATTATACTACTATCCATATGCAACTTACGAAGAAAGGTGGAAGAATCGTCCAAATACAATTCCTGAAAGCCAATTTAAACAACTCTTGCACTATTGGGATGATGAGGGAACTCAA GAAGAAAGTGAAATAAATCGTAGCAATCGACAATTAGCGAGTGACATGCACACCATCGGGCCAACATCATATGCATACACTCGTGAACAACTG AAACAACAAGATCCAAAAAAAGAAGATCCGTCAAAAGCAAAGGTGTACATcgaatcaaggaaaaggaagccCGGGAAGTCATACAAAATAAGCTTTGATGAAATAGAAGCAAATATT GAGCAAATGAAGGCAATACAATCTCAACAAGGTGAAGGATCTAACCATAAAGATCCTTATGGCGACGTGATCAAGAAACCAGAGCATAGCGGGCGTGTGCGAACATTTGGCAAAGGTGTTACCAATACTGTTTTGAAGAACGGAGGCAAAAGCTCAAGCTACATCTTTCCTGAAGCGTACTTACAAATCATGCAATCACAAGTTATGGATCAAGTGTTGCAAGCTAACCCTGATCTTCAAAAGCTACTTGAAGCTAACCCTGGTGTGAAGATTGTGCTTCCTTCAATGTCAAGGAGTGGAAGCAATGGTAATCCTCTATACATCGAATCCAATGAGCATAACTCTACAGGAGCACAATCGAACAACTATCTG gAAAATGGTGAAGCAGCTGATGACAAGGAGGtggaaaatgatgatgaaattgagCCGTAA
- the LOC130801005 gene encoding AAA-ATPase ASD, mitochondrial-like, whose translation MVTYCLVDTSKTLWIMDFGALDHMTESYLKHILNEGKEIAIRKRQRKLFTNINESTSFRKSSSWTHIEFNHPATFDNLAMEKSQKELILNDLIHFSKAKDYYKKIGKPWKRGYLLYGPPGTGKSTMVVAIANLLEYDIYDFELTAVKDNTQLRRLLIETSSKSIIKQDKDKEDKGEEKDEIKKKMKEEGETKKSEVTLSGLLNFIDGIWSACCGEERVMYYI comes from the exons ATGGTGACATATTGTCTTGTTGATACTAGTAAGACCTTGTGGATTATGGACTTTGGCGCTTTAGATCACATGACAG AATCCTACTTAAAGCACATTCTAAATGAAGGAAAAGAAATTGCAATCAGGAAAAGGCAAAGGAAGTTATTTACAAACATAAATGAAAGTACTTCCTTTAGAAAATCAAGCTCTTGGACTCATATTGAGTTCAATCATCCTGCAACATTTGATAACCTTGCCATGGAAAAATCCCAAAAAGAACTTATCCTGAATGATCTTATCCACTTTAGCAAGGCAAAAGATTACTACAAAAAGATAGGAAAGCCATGGAAACGCGGTTATCTTTTGTATGGACCTCCAGGAACCGGGAAATCAACCATGGTTGTGGCAATAGCGAATTTGTTGGAGTACGATATCTATGATTTTGAGCTAACCGCGGTGAAGGACAACACGCAGCTAAGAAGACTACTCATTGAGACTTCTAGTAAGTCTATAATT AAGCAAGATAAGGATAAGGAAGATAAAGGAGAAGAGAAGGATGAAattaagaagaaaatgaaggaagaaggagaaacCAAGAAAAGTGAGGTAACTTTATCTGGGttacttaattttattgatGGGATATGGTCTGCTTGCTGTGGAGAAGAAAGGGTGATGTACTACATATAG
- the LOC130801939 gene encoding AAA-ATPase At3g28580-like has translation MIMMNNSNDNMLMQFGSFIATIIFAKAMYDQYLPYKWREAIHAFLYRYTEKIVRFLSPYLNITFEEYTGERFDRSQAYKTIETYLSEKTSEKARGLKGNFVKDGKALVLGLADNEEVTDVFDGVKVWWRCRKNFSRTQTITFFPGTDEKRYYQLTFHGRHRKLITETYLKYVLEEGEAITIRKRQRKLYTNIKDKNGSYFSKGSLWSHVEFKHPATFNTLAMEELKKNAIINDLIRFSKAKDYYAKIGKPWKRGYLLFGPPGTGKSTMIAAIANLLEYDIYDLELTAVEDNTKLRRLLIETKSKSVIVIEDIDCSLDLTGQRSSLSLKKEKNNEGENEKEEVKKKLKDEGEIKKSEVTLSGLLNFIDGIWSACGEERIVIFTTNYVEKLDPALIRRGRMDMHIELSYCNYEAFKVLANNYLDVTSHPLFETIKGLLEETKVTPADVAENLMPKSLELDVDVCLENLVKALEKAKLDAKLKMEEEQKEKEKEKEKKTENVNDDDDGEKNKKEEEETMNKA, from the exons atgattatgATGAATAATTCAAATGACAACATGTTGATGCAATTTGGATCATTCATAGCAACCATAATATTTGCAAAGGCTATGTATGATCAATATCTTCCTTATAAATGGAGGGAAGCCATACATGCCTTTCTTTATCGTTATACTGAAAAAATAGTAAGGTTTTTAAGTCCGTATCTTAATATTACCTTTGAAGAATACACAGGTGAACGTTTCGATAGAAGTCAAGCTTACAAAACTATTGAAACTTACCTTAGTGAAAAAACTTCAGAAAAAGCAAGGGGTTTAAAGGGTAATTTTGTTAAAGATGGTAAGGCTTTAGTTCTTGGTCTTGCTGATAATGAAGAAGTTACGGATGTTTTTGACGGAGTAAAGGTTTGGTGGAGATGCCGTAAGAATTTTTCAAGAACTCAAACCATCACCTTTTTTCCGGGAACTGATGAAAAAAG gtaTTACCAACTCACTTTTCATGGTCGTCATAGAAAGTTGATCACTGAAACCTATTTGAAGTATGTTTTAGAAGAAGGCGAAGCAATCACAATCAGAAAAAGGCAAAGAAAGTTATACACcaacataaaagataaaaatgggTCATATTTCAGCAAAGGGAGTCTATGGAGTCATGTTGAGTTCAAACATCCTGCAACATTCAATACTTTAGCCAtggaagaattaaagaaaaacgCCATTATCAACGACCTTATTCGATTCAGTAAGGCAAAAGATTATTATGCTAAGATTGGTAAGCCATGGAAGCGTGGTTATCTGTTGTTTGGTCCTCCTGGCACTGGTAAATCTACCATGATTGCAGCCATTGCCAACTTGTTAGAGTATGATATTTACGATCTGGAATTAACTGCGGTTGAAGATAACACTAAATTAAGAAGATTATTAATTGAAACTAAAAGTAAATCTGTTATTGTGATAGAAGATATCGATTGTTCTCTCGATTTAACAGGGCAaagatcatcattatcattgaagaaagaaaagaataaTGAAGGAGAAAATGAGAAGGAAGAAGTGAAAAAGAAGTTAAAAGATGAGGGGGAAATAAAGAAAAGTGAGGTAACACTTTCTGGGTTGTTAAATTTTATTGATGGAATATGGTCAGCATGTGGGGAAGAGAGAATAGTTATTTTTACTACAAATTATGTTGAGAAACTTGATCCTGCACTTATTAGAAGGGGAAGAATGGATATGCATATTGAACTTTCATATTGTAATTATGAAGCTTTTAAGGTGTTAGCTAATAATTATTTAGATGTTACATCACATCCATTATTTGAGACAATAAAGGGTTTGTTGGAAGAAACAAAGGTGACTCCTGCTGATGTTGCTGAAAATTTGATGCCTAAGTCACTTGAGTTAGATGTTGATGTTTGTTTGGAGAATTTAGTTAAAGCTCTTGAGAAGGCTAAGTTGGATGCTAAACTTAAGATGGAGGAGGAAcaaaaggagaaggagaaggagaaggagaaaaagacGGAGAatgttaatgatgatgatgatggagaGAAGAAtaagaaagaagaagaagaaaccaTGAACAAAGCATGA